In Treponema sp. OMZ 798, the following proteins share a genomic window:
- a CDS encoding precorrin-8X methylmutase, with amino-acid sequence MYIKKPMEIENKSMDIIEESMKDVAFTEEEKIIAKRMIHTTGDVDYRKIIVFQNNFIEAAKKALQKGITIFTDTKMVMTGINKPALSKTENKLLCLIDDDRVFKMSKEGGITRSSAAVDLAVQEGATAFVIGNAPTALFRLLELCEEKKVSPDFIIGVPVGFVGAAESKEALRSVSLPQISTVGTKGGSNVAASIINALLYMMVERE; translated from the coding sequence ATGTACATTAAAAAACCCATGGAAATAGAAAATAAGAGCATGGATATAATTGAAGAGAGCATGAAGGATGTTGCTTTCACGGAAGAAGAAAAAATTATAGCCAAGAGGATGATCCATACTACGGGTGATGTCGACTACCGAAAGATAATTGTCTTTCAAAATAATTTTATAGAAGCCGCTAAAAAGGCTCTTCAAAAGGGCATAACTATTTTTACCGATACCAAGATGGTGATGACAGGCATCAATAAACCCGCCCTTTCAAAAACCGAAAATAAACTTTTATGCCTGATCGATGACGATAGAGTTTTTAAGATGTCCAAGGAAGGAGGAATTACACGCTCTTCGGCAGCCGTAGACCTTGCAGTCCAAGAAGGAGCAACAGCCTTTGTGATAGGAAACGCCCCTACAGCCCTCTTCCGCCTTTTAGAGCTATGTGAAGAAAAAAAAGTTTCCCCCGATTTTATAATCGGAGTCCCCGTCGGCTTTGTAGGTGCCGCCGAATCAAAGGAAGCCCTGCGTTCCGTCTCCCTGCCCCAAATCTCTACCGTAGGCACCAAGGGTGGAAGCAATGTCGCCGCCTCCATCATAAACGCCTTGCTTTATATGATGGTCGAAAGGGAGTAA
- a CDS encoding ATP-binding protein, giving the protein MTEVKRSLPIGVQSFEKLIEADFLYIDKTKYIWDLINNKTPYFLSRPRRFGKSLFLSTLKAYFLGQKELFKGLALEGLEEADKGKREIWQEYPVLYLDFNTAVYESREDLINILSSFLAQYEAVYGSTGLDITDRFKKLIRAAHEKTGRQVVILIDEYDKPLLSSMENLSLNETYRTILKGFYGVIKSSDASLRFAFLTGVTKFSKVSIFSDLNNLRDISMLSDFSGICGISQEELEANFRIEIKALAERNEMSYDEALAQLKKKYDGYKFARSGVSMYNPFSILNVFMSREFASYWYATGTPTFLVKYLKEGHYYIPELDGDIQIDEYGLNAYRADPILPIPILFQAGYLTIKDYDKEYGLYRLGFPNDEVRYGFLHNLMPAFTPIGAEKTGVSVMEFTKALKAGDVDAFMKKMQALISGIPYDNLAEKDLALREQNYQAAVYLIFALMNQFVQTEIHCATGRADCIVHTQDRIYIFEFKLEGRGTAEDAIKQIKEKNYAAPYKEASSGGVKKTILAVGASFDEEKRTIKDWRTEELV; this is encoded by the coding sequence ATGACAGAAGTGAAACGCAGTTTACCTATAGGTGTTCAAAGTTTTGAAAAGCTTATTGAAGCGGATTTTTTGTATATTGATAAAACAAAATATATATGGGATTTAATCAACAATAAGACTCCTTATTTTTTAAGCCGGCCGCGGAGATTCGGGAAGAGCCTTTTTCTTTCAACCTTGAAGGCCTACTTTCTCGGACAGAAGGAGCTTTTTAAGGGCTTAGCCCTTGAAGGCTTGGAGGAAGCCGACAAGGGTAAAAGAGAGATTTGGCAGGAATACCCCGTTCTTTATTTGGACTTTAATACGGCCGTTTACGAATCAAGAGAAGACTTGATAAATATCCTCTCCTCATTTTTAGCACAATATGAAGCCGTTTACGGAAGTACGGGCCTGGATATTACCGACCGTTTTAAGAAACTGATAAGAGCCGCCCACGAAAAAACTGGCAGGCAGGTAGTCATCCTCATAGACGAGTACGATAAGCCTCTTTTAAGCTCCATGGAAAACTTAAGCCTCAATGAAACCTACCGTACTATTTTAAAGGGCTTTTACGGAGTAATTAAAAGCTCAGATGCTTCCCTCCGCTTTGCCTTTTTAACCGGAGTTACCAAGTTCAGTAAGGTAAGCATTTTTAGCGATTTAAACAACTTGCGGGATATAAGTATGCTCTCCGATTTTTCCGGTATTTGCGGCATATCCCAAGAAGAGCTTGAAGCAAACTTTCGGATTGAAATTAAGGCCTTAGCCGAAAGAAATGAGATGAGCTATGATGAGGCCCTTGCCCAATTAAAAAAGAAATATGACGGCTACAAATTTGCAAGAAGCGGTGTTTCAATGTATAATCCTTTTAGTATTCTAAATGTGTTTATGTCAAGAGAATTTGCAAGCTATTGGTACGCCACCGGCACCCCGACCTTCTTGGTTAAGTACCTAAAAGAAGGGCATTACTACATCCCCGAATTGGACGGGGATATTCAGATTGACGAATACGGCTTAAATGCTTACAGGGCCGATCCCATTCTCCCCATTCCGATACTTTTTCAGGCGGGCTATTTGACGATAAAGGATTATGACAAGGAGTACGGTCTTTACCGTTTGGGCTTCCCGAACGATGAGGTGCGCTACGGCTTTTTGCACAACCTAATGCCCGCCTTTACCCCTATAGGGGCCGAAAAGACAGGCGTTTCGGTAATGGAATTTACGAAGGCCCTCAAAGCGGGAGATGTAGATGCCTTTATGAAAAAAATGCAGGCTCTTATTTCAGGCATCCCATACGATAATCTCGCAGAAAAAGACCTCGCCTTGAGGGAGCAAAACTATCAGGCCGCTGTCTACCTCATCTTTGCTCTGATGAACCAATTTGTGCAAACCGAAATTCATTGTGCGACAGGACGGGCCGATTGTATAGTCCATACCCAAGATAGAATTTACATCTTTGAATTTAAGCTTGAAGGAAGGGGAACGGCAGAAGATGCTATAAAGCAGATAAAAGAAAAGAATTACGCAGCTCCCTACAAAGAAGCAAGTTCAGGAGGAGTCAAAAAAACAATCCTTGCCGTAGGTGCAAGCTTCGATGAAGAAAAACGCACCATCAAGGATTGGCGCACCGAAGAGCTTGTTTAA
- a CDS encoding ABC transporter ATP-binding protein, with product MKKSELIKKLIVFVRPLTGVMTITVILRVLGFIIAAAIPVLGGIGIVSLLGLKVFNTSFSLNFVIIGLIVCAVSRGIFRYGEQLSGHYIAFTLLALIRDKIFTAMRRLAFVKLQKKDSGSLLSIITTDIELLEVFYAHTIAPAASAVLYFIFALIIFAKIHIVLSLTVALIYIIIGFLLPILFGKMDDGSGVEYRKKMSSLNSYFLDSLLGIKEIIFFDKIRERKENIEKRGEAISGTFKLLKDFEGNTFAVTEAALTLCNFLMLGISAFLLVNGKIDFATFLISNLMLLSGYGPIIAVSGLAVNLQQTFASAERVFSLLEEKLEFDEVEDGENVSFEKVDADNINFRYDDMEVLKDVSISVKKDEIVGLCGKSGSGKSTLLRLIMRFFDPLLGEVRMNGIDVKKINTASLREAVSYITQQTYIFKKSIYENILLANRNASKEEVIEAAKKAAIHDFIMSLPEGYDTKITELGGNLSSGEKQRLGLARAFLHKAPLLLLDEPTGNLDSLNEALILNSIYQEKRDKGVLIVSHRKSTVNAADKVVYIENGRVR from the coding sequence ATGAAAAAAAGCGAACTTATAAAAAAATTGATAGTATTTGTAAGGCCTCTTACAGGAGTTATGACTATAACGGTTATCTTGAGGGTCTTGGGCTTTATCATTGCGGCGGCCATTCCGGTTTTGGGCGGGATAGGTATTGTTTCCCTCTTGGGCTTAAAAGTTTTTAATACCTCATTTTCCCTAAACTTTGTAATAATAGGCCTCATCGTTTGTGCAGTGAGCCGAGGCATTTTCAGATACGGCGAGCAGCTTTCGGGACACTACATAGCCTTTACCCTCTTGGCCCTTATCCGGGATAAAATTTTTACGGCTATGAGACGGCTCGCCTTTGTTAAGCTGCAAAAAAAAGATTCAGGGAGCCTCTTGTCGATCATAACCACCGACATAGAATTGCTCGAAGTTTTTTATGCCCACACAATAGCCCCCGCTGCTTCTGCCGTTCTCTACTTTATTTTTGCCCTAATCATCTTTGCAAAAATACACATTGTTTTATCTCTTACGGTTGCCCTCATTTATATAATCATAGGCTTTCTCCTTCCCATCCTTTTCGGTAAGATGGATGACGGCTCGGGTGTAGAATACCGAAAAAAAATGAGCTCCCTTAATTCCTACTTTTTGGACTCCCTCCTCGGAATAAAGGAGATAATCTTTTTTGACAAGATAAGGGAGAGAAAAGAAAATATAGAAAAACGAGGAGAGGCTATAAGCGGAACCTTTAAGCTCTTAAAGGACTTTGAGGGGAACACCTTTGCCGTTACGGAGGCAGCTCTCACCCTTTGCAATTTTTTAATGCTGGGCATTTCGGCCTTCCTCTTGGTAAACGGAAAAATAGACTTTGCAACTTTTTTGATTTCCAACCTGATGCTTCTTTCAGGCTACGGCCCGATAATAGCTGTTTCAGGTCTGGCCGTAAACTTGCAGCAGACCTTCGCTTCCGCAGAGAGAGTCTTTTCCCTGCTTGAAGAAAAACTGGAATTCGATGAAGTTGAAGACGGCGAAAACGTCAGCTTCGAAAAAGTTGATGCCGATAATATCAATTTTAGATACGACGATATGGAAGTTTTAAAGGATGTAAGCATCTCGGTTAAAAAAGATGAGATAGTCGGCCTTTGCGGTAAAAGCGGAAGCGGTAAGAGTACCCTGCTCCGCCTCATCATGCGTTTTTTCGATCCTCTTTTGGGTGAGGTAAGGATGAACGGCATCGACGTAAAAAAAATAAACACTGCGAGTTTAAGAGAGGCCGTTTCGTACATTACCCAGCAAACCTATATTTTTAAAAAATCCATTTATGAAAACATCCTTCTTGCAAACAGGAATGCTTCAAAAGAGGAAGTTATCGAAGCCGCGAAAAAAGCCGCCATCCACGATTTTATCATGAGTCTTCCTGAAGGCTATGATACTAAGATTACCGAACTCGGCGGAAACCTTTCAAGCGGAGAAAAACAGCGTCTCGGCCTTGCCAGGGCCTTTTTGCACAAGGCTCCTCTTTTGCTGCTCGACGAACCGACCGGAAACTTGGACAGCTTAAACGAGGCCCTCATTTTAAATTCCATTTACCAAGAAAAAAGAGACAAGGGCGTTTTAATCGTAAGCCACCGCAAATCAACCGTAAACGCCGCCGATAAGGTTGTTTACATTGAAAATGGAAGGGTGAGGTAG
- a CDS encoding ABC transporter ATP-binding protein/permease: MIHKRLTRSVPKSKKWILLSALSSWVSLLCNVVITFVMVRLIFGLYNSSLDKKTLFVLAVVAASALVIRVIAVRKRSYFSYRAGTEVKRTLRSMLYDKFISLKLNYSQYISMAEVTQIGSDGIEQLDSYFGAYLPQFFFSMAAPVTLFIILAPINFFAALVLFICVPLIPLSIVAIQKVAKRILKKYLSIYTGLGDSFLDNLRGLITLKAYSDDEAQHKELNAEAENFRRVTMRVLTMQLNSIFVMDTVAYGGTALGTIVSLYQLRSGNLSIEGALLFILLCAEFFLPLRALGSFFHIAMNGITAANRLFELMDVKSDSASILSEAELEAAAKKFEESKLTLEVKNLNFNYTESKQAVKNASMKFLKPGFYGIAGESGSGKSTAAALLMGLQKNYSGEILLSGIEAKKLPDEFRCRYMNLVSTESFLFGASVRENLLIAKPSASDEELMSVLKKVLLDEFVLSRSSSKEEGNSGLDFYIESGGKNLSGGQVQRFALARALLHDADIYIFDEAVSNIDVESEELILSTLYELSKTKIIIFISHRLANIENADHIYVFEKGEIKEDGTNSSLLEKNGIYARMYLQQKDLEKIRLGVK, from the coding sequence ATGATTCATAAACGCCTGACAAGGTCGGTGCCGAAAAGTAAAAAGTGGATTTTGCTTTCGGCCCTTTCTTCATGGGTTTCTCTATTGTGCAATGTGGTCATTACGTTTGTAATGGTGCGTTTGATTTTCGGTCTATATAATTCTTCGCTTGATAAAAAAACGCTTTTTGTTTTGGCGGTCGTAGCTGCCTCTGCCTTGGTAATACGGGTTATTGCCGTCCGTAAGCGCTCCTACTTTTCATACAGGGCAGGAACCGAGGTTAAGCGTACCTTGCGCTCAATGCTCTACGATAAATTTATTTCTTTAAAGCTAAATTATTCCCAATATATCAGCATGGCCGAGGTTACTCAAATAGGCTCGGACGGAATAGAGCAGCTGGATTCTTATTTCGGGGCCTACCTGCCTCAGTTCTTTTTCAGTATGGCGGCTCCGGTAACTCTTTTTATAATCCTTGCACCGATAAATTTTTTTGCTGCCCTTGTGCTTTTTATCTGTGTGCCCCTGATTCCTCTTTCGATTGTTGCGATTCAAAAGGTTGCAAAGCGCATTTTAAAAAAATACCTTTCAATTTATACGGGGCTTGGAGATTCTTTTTTGGATAACCTTCGCGGCCTTATCACATTGAAGGCCTATTCGGATGATGAGGCTCAACACAAGGAGCTGAATGCCGAGGCGGAAAATTTTAGACGAGTAACTATGAGGGTTTTGACAATGCAGCTTAACTCCATCTTTGTGATGGACACCGTGGCTTACGGAGGAACAGCCCTCGGCACCATCGTCAGCCTCTATCAGTTAAGGTCGGGAAATCTTTCGATAGAGGGCGCTCTTCTTTTTATTTTGCTCTGCGCGGAATTCTTTTTGCCCTTGCGGGCCTTAGGTTCTTTTTTCCATATAGCGATGAACGGGATAACCGCCGCAAACCGCCTCTTTGAACTGATGGATGTAAAAAGCGATTCGGCTTCGATTTTAAGCGAAGCCGAACTTGAGGCAGCGGCAAAAAAATTTGAAGAATCGAAGCTCACACTTGAGGTAAAAAATTTAAACTTTAATTATACCGAATCGAAGCAGGCAGTAAAAAATGCATCGATGAAGTTTTTAAAGCCGGGCTTTTACGGCATTGCAGGCGAAAGCGGCTCGGGTAAATCGACGGCGGCCGCCCTGCTTATGGGCTTACAAAAAAACTATTCGGGAGAAATCCTCCTGTCGGGAATAGAAGCAAAAAAGCTCCCCGATGAATTTAGATGCAGATACATGAACCTTGTTTCTACCGAAAGCTTTTTGTTCGGAGCTTCGGTGAGGGAAAACCTTTTAATAGCCAAACCCTCTGCAAGCGATGAAGAATTGATGAGCGTATTAAAAAAGGTTCTATTAGACGAGTTTGTTTTAAGCCGCAGTTCTTCAAAAGAAGAAGGAAACTCAGGCTTGGATTTTTATATTGAATCCGGAGGAAAGAATTTATCGGGCGGACAGGTTCAGCGTTTTGCCCTTGCACGGGCACTTCTTCACGATGCAGACATTTATATCTTTGACGAGGCTGTAAGCAATATCGATGTCGAAAGCGAAGAGCTTATTTTAAGCACCCTCTACGAATTAAGCAAAACAAAAATAATCATCTTTATTTCGCACAGGCTTGCAAATATTGAAAATGCAGACCATATCTATGTATTTGAAAAGGGCGAGATAAAAGAAGATGGAACTAATTCAAGCCTCCTTGAAAAAAACGGCATCTATGCAAGGATGTATTTACAGCAAAAAGATCTTGAAAAAATAAGGCTGGGTGTAAAATGA
- a CDS encoding nucleotidyltransferase family protein, giving the protein MINKEIFEIRDRFLEAVKPQKIILFGSYAKDSFTEDSDYDFYLIMPDDTKNVLHSAQKAYLSLIDMDVKPVDIVVNTAAVFEKRSKQPTLERVVARDGVVIYE; this is encoded by the coding sequence ATGATAAATAAGGAAATCTTTGAAATTCGGGATAGATTTTTAGAAGCGGTTAAACCTCAAAAAATAATATTATTCGGATCATATGCTAAAGACTCATTTACTGAAGACAGTGATTATGATTTTTATCTTATAATGCCCGATGATACAAAGAATGTATTGCATTCGGCGCAAAAAGCCTATTTATCTTTAATAGATATGGATGTAAAACCTGTTGATATTGTTGTTAATACTGCTGCTGTGTTCGAAAAAAGAAGTAAACAGCCTACACTTGAAAGAGTAGTTGCACGGGACGGAGTTGTAATATATGAATGA
- a CDS encoding HEPN domain-containing protein, which translates to MNDEAVKEWFDFANMDFDCARHLYENMHPKPLTIICYHCQQASEKFLKGLLISLNEEIQKTHDLLVLARLVKKRIDAPIEILKICAILNPYGVRSRYPQEVYVDDNDTKYAIDSTERLKKWAEVVIETI; encoded by the coding sequence ATGAATGATGAGGCAGTTAAAGAATGGTTTGACTTTGCTAATATGGATTTTGATTGTGCAAGACATTTATATGAAAATATGCATCCGAAACCTTTAACCATTATCTGTTATCATTGTCAGCAAGCTTCAGAAAAATTTTTAAAAGGTTTGCTTATAAGCCTAAATGAAGAAATTCAAAAAACACATGATTTACTTGTCCTGGCAAGATTAGTAAAAAAAAGGATTGATGCACCGATTGAAATTTTGAAAATATGTGCAATTCTCAATCCCTACGGTGTAAGAAGCCGATATCCGCAAGAGGTTTATGTAGATGATAATGATACAAAATATGCCATAGATTCAACCGAAAGATTGAAGAAGTGGGCAGAAGTTGTTATTGAAACCATCTAA
- a CDS encoding metal ABC transporter ATP-binding protein, which translates to MVKINSLKFKYPNSKKEVLKNINLEVKQGDYISIVGENGCGKSTLLKLILKLLKIQSGEIIINAKRIGYLPQKKENLSDFPITLFELLNSYRKILKIREKDCVLKALERVNLSEYKTGLVGELSGGQLQKLYIARALIGDPDLLILDEPSTGIDVQGQKEIYSFVKDLNTQKGLTVISVDHNLDAAIFNSTKIFHIKNGEGHLCSPKQYSSEFFDPSFVQFKPRVNR; encoded by the coding sequence ATGGTAAAAATAAATTCTCTAAAGTTTAAATATCCGAACTCAAAAAAAGAAGTTTTAAAAAATATAAATTTAGAAGTTAAGCAGGGCGATTATATTTCGATTGTGGGAGAAAACGGCTGCGGTAAAAGTACGCTTCTAAAACTTATCTTAAAACTGCTTAAAATACAAAGCGGTGAAATTATTATCAATGCAAAAAGAATAGGCTACCTTCCGCAAAAAAAAGAAAATTTAAGCGACTTCCCGATTACTCTTTTTGAGCTTTTAAATTCTTATAGAAAAATATTAAAGATAAGGGAAAAGGACTGCGTTCTAAAAGCCCTGGAAAGAGTGAATTTAAGCGAATACAAAACCGGCCTTGTCGGAGAACTTTCAGGCGGGCAGCTTCAAAAACTCTACATAGCACGAGCCCTTATCGGGGATCCCGATCTTTTAATCTTGGATGAGCCTTCCACCGGAATCGATGTTCAGGGGCAAAAAGAAATCTATTCTTTTGTAAAAGATTTAAACACTCAAAAGGGGCTTACTGTCATTTCGGTTGACCATAACTTGGATGCTGCGATTTTTAATTCTACCAAAATATTTCATATAAAAAATGGAGAAGGACACTTGTGCAGTCCCAAACAGTACAGCTCCGAATTCTTTGACCCTAGCTTTGTTCAATTCAAACCCAGGGTGAACCGATAG
- a CDS encoding metal ABC transporter permease codes for MLQYGFMQNAFIVSFFIGILCPAIGLFLVLRRYSLIGDTLSHSSLAGVTLALASGINPILGAFIFTTAAGALIEALRNAFKEYQDLILSIVLSLSVGIAITLISSGAVRANAETYLFGSVLTVSSSDLITVIALSILSLITLGLMYHKMVYIALDEDIAKIMGVKVRLINYLFSALTAATIAVSLKIVGMLVLSSMIALPVATALQLKTSFKKTLIFSIFISVADIMLGLVLSYHLNIAPGGFTALVSVIVLIITIGINFFLKHIRKPDVVNTL; via the coding sequence ATGCTTCAATATGGTTTTATGCAAAATGCTTTTATTGTTTCTTTTTTTATAGGAATTTTGTGTCCTGCAATCGGTCTATTTTTGGTACTCAGAAGGTACTCCCTCATAGGAGATACCCTTTCTCACAGCTCTCTTGCAGGCGTTACCCTCGCCCTTGCCTCAGGAATAAACCCAATCCTTGGAGCCTTTATTTTTACGACAGCTGCCGGGGCTCTAATAGAAGCCCTCAGAAATGCTTTTAAAGAATATCAAGATTTAATCCTTTCGATAGTTTTGTCTTTGAGTGTAGGAATCGCCATTACCCTCATAAGTTCAGGAGCCGTAAGGGCAAATGCCGAAACCTACTTATTCGGAAGCGTCCTAACTGTTTCATCCTCCGATTTAATTACGGTCATAGCTTTAAGCATCCTATCCCTGATTACCCTCGGCCTTATGTATCACAAGATGGTATACATAGCCCTCGATGAAGATATTGCAAAAATAATGGGCGTTAAGGTACGGCTCATCAATTACTTATTTTCAGCTCTTACTGCGGCAACTATAGCCGTTTCATTAAAAATTGTAGGCATGCTGGTATTAAGTTCGATGATAGCCCTCCCGGTTGCGACAGCTCTTCAACTAAAAACGAGCTTTAAAAAGACCTTGATTTTTTCTATTTTTATAAGCGTAGCCGATATCATGCTCGGCTTGGTTTTGTCCTATCACCTGAACATCGCCCCCGGCGGCTTTACGGCCCTGGTTTCGGTCATTGTCTTAATCATAACGATAGGGATAAATTTCTTTTTAAAACATATTAGAAAACCGGACGTGGTTAATACTTTATAA
- a CDS encoding type II toxin-antitoxin system RelB/DinJ family antitoxin, producing MKTAVLQTRLDTALKKDADAFFESIGMDTTTAIRIFLKQTLIQRKIPFEIVQDSSFYSEKNIRALENSKTQMENGQHSIRELVEV from the coding sequence ATGAAAACAGCAGTTTTACAGACGCGTTTAGACACGGCTCTAAAGAAAGATGCAGATGCTTTTTTTGAATCCATAGGAATGGATACGACTACTGCAATACGTATATTTTTAAAACAAACCTTAATACAACGTAAAATTCCATTTGAAATTGTTCAAGATAGTTCTTTTTATTCAGAAAAAAACATAAGAGCTTTGGAAAATTCCAAAACTCAAATGGAAAATGGACAACACTCAATAAGAGAGCTGGTTGAGGTATAG
- a CDS encoding Txe/YoeB family addiction module toxin: MHKDFSDDAWADYTYWIMQDKKTLKKINKLIADIERNGHDGIGHPEPLKGNLSDYWSRSIDEKHRLVYKIEDGMIKIIQCKNHYNDK, translated from the coding sequence TTGCACAAAGATTTTTCTGATGATGCATGGGCAGACTACACCTATTGGATAATGCAGGATAAAAAGACTCTTAAGAAAATCAATAAACTAATTGCAGATATTGAACGAAACGGTCACGACGGTATAGGTCATCCGGAACCCTTAAAAGGAAATCTTAGCGATTATTGGTCTCGTTCAATAGATGAAAAACACCGTCTTGTTTATAAAATTGAAGATGGAATGATAAAGATTATTCAGTGCAAAAATCATTATAACGATAAATGA
- the thiI gene encoding tRNA uracil 4-sulfurtransferase ThiI: MELFYLAKIGEINLKKGNLKDFEMRLSQNLRSYLYGAKPNIRVRAGRMYVSVKPEFKEKTEEALNKLIGITGWAEAIPAEKTIEAITETAKAEAIRARDTGAKTFKIESRRGEKTFPLTSYEISREVGGVIHMQGILKTDVHKPDIVITIEVREKAFIYGLEHKGRRGLPCGCSGRGLLLLSGGIDSPVAGFKMLTRGMKLDYLYFHSHPYTSPEAQAKVEKLAEILAGYGLGGYLNIIPFTKVQQQIREKSPEAYLTLMMRICMMKIANMTAKGINAKCLITGESLAQVASQTVENLTVTNSYAEFPVFRPLIGLDKEEITIQAKEIGTYETSILPYEDCCVMFSPKHPILHSNLKDAAEIFERMEIDGLLEEAYAQREVKKMSF; encoded by the coding sequence ATGGAACTTTTCTATCTCGCAAAAATAGGCGAAATTAACCTAAAAAAAGGGAATTTAAAAGATTTTGAAATGCGGCTTTCGCAGAATTTACGCAGCTATTTATACGGAGCGAAGCCCAATATACGCGTGCGGGCCGGAAGAATGTATGTAAGCGTAAAGCCCGAATTTAAAGAAAAAACAGAAGAAGCCTTAAATAAGCTCATAGGCATTACGGGCTGGGCCGAGGCTATCCCTGCCGAAAAAACTATTGAAGCCATTACCGAAACAGCCAAGGCCGAAGCTATAAGGGCAAGGGATACCGGGGCAAAAACCTTTAAAATAGAATCCCGCCGAGGAGAAAAAACCTTCCCCCTCACCTCTTATGAAATTTCGAGGGAGGTGGGAGGTGTAATCCACATGCAAGGAATCTTAAAAACCGATGTTCATAAGCCCGACATTGTAATCACAATCGAGGTAAGAGAAAAAGCCTTTATCTACGGCCTTGAGCACAAGGGGCGGAGGGGTCTTCCCTGCGGCTGTTCGGGAAGAGGCCTTTTACTCCTTTCGGGAGGAATCGACTCCCCCGTTGCAGGCTTTAAGATGCTTACCCGCGGAATGAAACTAGATTATCTTTACTTTCACTCCCATCCTTATACTTCTCCTGAAGCTCAAGCTAAGGTTGAAAAGCTCGCAGAAATCTTAGCAGGCTACGGCCTCGGCGGATACTTAAACATAATTCCCTTCACAAAGGTTCAGCAGCAAATTAGGGAAAAAAGCCCAGAGGCCTATCTCACCTTGATGATGAGAATCTGCATGATGAAGATAGCAAATATGACGGCTAAAGGCATAAATGCCAAATGCCTTATTACGGGGGAAAGCCTTGCTCAGGTTGCAAGCCAAACTGTCGAAAACTTAACCGTAACCAATTCCTATGCGGAATTTCCGGTTTTCAGGCCCCTCATAGGCCTCGATAAAGAAGAAATTACGATACAGGCCAAGGAAATCGGAACCTATGAAACTTCAATCTTACCATACGAAGATTGCTGCGTAATGTTCTCGCCCAAGCACCCGATTTTACACTCAAACCTAAAAGATGCAGCCGAAATTTTTGAAAGAATGGAAATAGACGGCCTTTTGGAAGAGGCCTATGCTCAAAGAGAAGTAAAAAAGATGAGTTTTTAA
- the rnhA gene encoding ribonuclease HI, translating to MNIEIYTDGACSKNPGPGGWAYIIINKDSKEEIFRASGGEKLTTNNRMELMAVIRALQKIQEEDLSAQSGKIADYESISVHTDSQYVQLGISSWIFNWKKNNWKTAFKQPVKNQDLWQELDTLSLSIKPEWVWVRGHVGNPLNEACDRLAVEACKKEG from the coding sequence ATGAATATTGAAATATACACCGACGGAGCCTGCTCCAAAAATCCCGGCCCCGGAGGCTGGGCCTATATAATCATAAATAAGGATTCAAAGGAAGAAATTTTTAGGGCAAGCGGAGGCGAAAAGCTGACCACCAATAACCGCATGGAACTTATGGCTGTCATAAGAGCTCTGCAAAAAATACAAGAAGAAGATTTGAGCGCTCAATCCGGCAAAATTGCAGACTATGAAAGTATCTCAGTCCACACCGATTCCCAATACGTACAGCTGGGCATAAGCTCGTGGATTTTCAACTGGAAAAAAAATAATTGGAAGACGGCCTTCAAGCAGCCTGTAAAAAACCAAGACCTTTGGCAGGAGCTGGACACCCTTTCATTATCGATTAAACCGGAATGGGTTTGGGTAAGAGGCCACGTGGGCAATCCTCTAAACGAGGCCTGCGACCGCCTGGCTGTCGAGGCTTGTAAAAAAGAGGGGTAG
- a CDS encoding YdbC family protein, whose product MNNQDEFKFEITKNYGTISEGKGGWNTELNEVSWNGRDPKFDIRSWSPDHQKMGKGITLTRDELIALKKLLDEAGI is encoded by the coding sequence ATGAATAATCAGGACGAATTCAAATTTGAAATTACAAAGAATTACGGTACTATCTCGGAAGGAAAGGGCGGTTGGAACACCGAACTTAACGAGGTTTCATGGAACGGGAGAGATCCGAAATTCGATATAAGGTCTTGGTCCCCCGATCACCAAAAAATGGGGAAGGGGATAACTCTTACAAGGGATGAGCTTATAGCTTTAAAAAAGCTTTTGGACGAGGCCGGGATATAG